A section of the Telopea speciosissima isolate NSW1024214 ecotype Mountain lineage chromosome 3, Tspe_v1, whole genome shotgun sequence genome encodes:
- the LOC122657095 gene encoding glycine-rich RNA-binding protein 3, mitochondrial-like isoform X4 encodes MAFISKLGNVLKQTVSGRVNSELSASNPSVFQAIRCMSSSKLFVGGLSYNTDDQGLRDAFTAYGEVIEARVIMDRETGRSRGFGFVSYTSSEEASSAIQALDGQDLQGRRVRVNYATDRAGGFRSGGGGGYGGGGGYGGGGYGGGGYGGGDVAGDGSSAGSGSYGVAGGGDGSFASGSFGGSTGFGGDQYGSNLDKSAVPAEGHGQADPEGSFMDNDDEPDDYANKRG; translated from the exons ATGGCTTTCATCAGTAAATTGGGGAATGTACTTAAACAGACTGTGAGCGGACGTGTTAATTCTGAATTGTCAGCATCAAATCCTTCTGTTTTCCAAGCCATAAGATGCATGTCATCTTCGAAACTCTTTGTTGGAG GTCTTTCATATAACACTGATGACCAAGGCTTGAGAGATGCCTTTACTGCTTATGGGGAGGTTATTGAag CAAGAGTAATCATGGACCGTGAAACGGGCAGATCTCGAGGCTTTGGCTTTGTTAGTTACACATCTAGTGAGGAGGCTTCTTCTGCCATTCAGGCTTTGGATGGGCAG GATCTTCAAGGCCGAAGGGTAAGAGTGAACTATGCGACAGATAGGGCAGGGGGATTccgcagtggtggtggtggcggctatggtggtggtggtggctatGGCGGTGGTggctatggtggtggtg GCTATGGTGGTGGAGATGTTGCTGGTGATGGCAGCAGTGCCGGTAGTGGAAGTTATGGTGTTgcaggtggtggtgatggtagcTTTGCATCTGGCTCTTTTGGTGGCAGCACTGGTTTTGGTGGTGATCAGTATGGTAGCAATCTGGACAAAAGCGCAGTTCCTGCTGAAGGCCATGGCCAGGCTGACCCAGAAGGGAGTTTCATGGACAATGATGACGAGCCTGATGATTATGCCAACAAGAGGGGCTGA
- the LOC122657095 gene encoding glycine-rich RNA-binding protein 3, mitochondrial-like isoform X2, whose translation MAFISKLGNVLKQTVSGRVNSELSASNPSVFQAIRCMSSSKLFVGGLSYNTDDQGLRDAFTAYGEVIEARVIMDRETGRSRGFGFVSYTSSEEASSAIQALDGQDLQGRRVRVNYATDRAGGFRSGGYGGSGGDNSYGSGGGSYGGSGGSGFGGTGNYGGGGGGYGSVGGYGGGDVAGDGSSAGSGSYGVAGGGDGSFASGSFGGSTGFGGDQYGSNLDKSAVPAEGHGQADPEGSFMDNDDEPDDYANKRG comes from the exons ATGGCTTTCATCAGTAAATTGGGGAATGTACTTAAACAGACTGTGAGCGGACGTGTTAATTCTGAATTGTCAGCATCAAATCCTTCTGTTTTCCAAGCCATAAGATGCATGTCATCTTCGAAACTCTTTGTTGGAG GTCTTTCATATAACACTGATGACCAAGGCTTGAGAGATGCCTTTACTGCTTATGGGGAGGTTATTGAag CAAGAGTAATCATGGACCGTGAAACGGGCAGATCTCGAGGCTTTGGCTTTGTTAGTTACACATCTAGTGAGGAGGCTTCTTCTGCCATTCAGGCTTTGGATGGGCAG GATCTTCAAGGCCGAAGGGTAAGAGTGAACTATGCGACAGATAGGGCAGGGGGATTccgcagtggtg GCTATGGCGGCAGTGGTGGTGATAACAGCTATGGAAGTGGAGGGGGCAGCTATGGTGGTTCTGGAGGCAGTGGTTTTGGTGGTACTGGCAactatggtggtggtggcggtggataTGGCAGTGTTGGAGGCTATGGTGGTGGAGATGTTGCTGGTGATGGCAGCAGTGCCGGTAGTGGAAGTTATGGTGTTgcaggtggtggtgatggtagcTTTGCATCTGGCTCTTTTGGTGGCAGCACTGGTTTTGGTGGTGATCAGTATGGTAGCAATCTGGACAAAAGCGCAGTTCCTGCTGAAGGCCATGGCCAGGCTGACCCAGAAGGGAGTTTCATGGACAATGATGACGAGCCTGATGATTATGCCAACAAGAGGGGCTGA
- the LOC122657095 gene encoding glycine-rich RNA-binding protein 2, mitochondrial-like isoform X1 produces the protein MAFISKLGNVLKQTVSGRVNSELSASNPSVFQAIRCMSSSKLFVGGLSYNTDDQGLRDAFTAYGEVIEARVIMDRETGRSRGFGFVSYTSSEEASSAIQALDGQDLQGRRVRVNYATDRAGGFRSGGGGGYGGGGGYGGGGYGGGGGGYGGGGYGGSGGDNSYGSGGGSYGGSGGSGFGGTGNYGGGGGGYGSVGGYGGGDVAGDGSSAGSGSYGVAGGGDGSFASGSFGGSTGFGGDQYGSNLDKSAVPAEGHGQADPEGSFMDNDDEPDDYANKRG, from the exons ATGGCTTTCATCAGTAAATTGGGGAATGTACTTAAACAGACTGTGAGCGGACGTGTTAATTCTGAATTGTCAGCATCAAATCCTTCTGTTTTCCAAGCCATAAGATGCATGTCATCTTCGAAACTCTTTGTTGGAG GTCTTTCATATAACACTGATGACCAAGGCTTGAGAGATGCCTTTACTGCTTATGGGGAGGTTATTGAag CAAGAGTAATCATGGACCGTGAAACGGGCAGATCTCGAGGCTTTGGCTTTGTTAGTTACACATCTAGTGAGGAGGCTTCTTCTGCCATTCAGGCTTTGGATGGGCAG GATCTTCAAGGCCGAAGGGTAAGAGTGAACTATGCGACAGATAGGGCAGGGGGATTccgcagtggtggtggtggcggctatggtggtggtggtggctatGGCGGTGGTggctatggtggtggtggtggtggctatGGCGGTGGAGGCTATGGCGGCAGTGGTGGTGATAACAGCTATGGAAGTGGAGGGGGCAGCTATGGTGGTTCTGGAGGCAGTGGTTTTGGTGGTACTGGCAactatggtggtggtggcggtggataTGGCAGTGTTGGAGGCTATGGTGGTGGAGATGTTGCTGGTGATGGCAGCAGTGCCGGTAGTGGAAGTTATGGTGTTgcaggtggtggtgatggtagcTTTGCATCTGGCTCTTTTGGTGGCAGCACTGGTTTTGGTGGTGATCAGTATGGTAGCAATCTGGACAAAAGCGCAGTTCCTGCTGAAGGCCATGGCCAGGCTGACCCAGAAGGGAGTTTCATGGACAATGATGACGAGCCTGATGATTATGCCAACAAGAGGGGCTGA
- the LOC122657095 gene encoding glycine-rich RNA-binding protein 3, mitochondrial-like isoform X3 yields the protein MAFISKLGNVLKQTVSGRVNSELSASNPSVFQAIRCMSSSKLFVGGLSYNTDDQGLRDAFTAYGEVIEARVIMDRETGRSRGFGFVSYTSSEEASSAIQALDGQDLQGRRVRVNYATDRAGGFRSGGGGGYGGGGGYGGGGYGGGGGYGGGDVAGDGSSAGSGSYGVAGGGDGSFASGSFGGSTGFGGDQYGSNLDKSAVPAEGHGQADPEGSFMDNDDEPDDYANKRG from the exons ATGGCTTTCATCAGTAAATTGGGGAATGTACTTAAACAGACTGTGAGCGGACGTGTTAATTCTGAATTGTCAGCATCAAATCCTTCTGTTTTCCAAGCCATAAGATGCATGTCATCTTCGAAACTCTTTGTTGGAG GTCTTTCATATAACACTGATGACCAAGGCTTGAGAGATGCCTTTACTGCTTATGGGGAGGTTATTGAag CAAGAGTAATCATGGACCGTGAAACGGGCAGATCTCGAGGCTTTGGCTTTGTTAGTTACACATCTAGTGAGGAGGCTTCTTCTGCCATTCAGGCTTTGGATGGGCAG GATCTTCAAGGCCGAAGGGTAAGAGTGAACTATGCGACAGATAGGGCAGGGGGATTccgcagtggtggtggtggcggctatggtggtggtggtggctatGGCGGTGGTggctatggtggtggtggtg GCTATGGTGGTGGAGATGTTGCTGGTGATGGCAGCAGTGCCGGTAGTGGAAGTTATGGTGTTgcaggtggtggtgatggtagcTTTGCATCTGGCTCTTTTGGTGGCAGCACTGGTTTTGGTGGTGATCAGTATGGTAGCAATCTGGACAAAAGCGCAGTTCCTGCTGAAGGCCATGGCCAGGCTGACCCAGAAGGGAGTTTCATGGACAATGATGACGAGCCTGATGATTATGCCAACAAGAGGGGCTGA
- the LOC122655563 gene encoding presenilin-like protein At2g29900 — translation MAQNPKPPSILETVGEEIIRIVTPVSICMLLVVLLVAILNTDTSDSSSSLTTMATIAYTEDPSDSLWNKIKGALLNSLVFVAIVTVTTFLLVLLFYFRCIKFLKFYMAFSAFIVLGFLGGEVALFLIEKYTFPIDCITFLVILFNFTVVGGMSVLMSNMPILINQGYLVVIGMLVAYWFTLLPEWTTWVLLVAMALYDLAAVLLPGGPLRLLVELAIERDEDIPALVYEARPVTHDESALRQRRLWRVRRSVDSGPAENLNPESNSSSNANTVSNSMNCQNERRLVIAEEGQRPELGSELAVPLIPPPLQSTRDGQEVLSSENMHLEGIGLGSSGAIKLGLGDFIFYSVLVGRAAMYDFMTVYACYLAIIAGLGITLMLLALYQKALPALPVSILLGVLFYFLTCMLLEAFVVQCSINLIMF, via the coding sequence ATGGCTCAAAATCCGAAACCCCCTAGCATCCTTGAAACAGTCGGAGAAGAAATCATCAGAATCGTGACCCCCGTTTCAATTTGTATGTTGTTAGTAGTTCTTCTGGTCGCGATCCTCAACACCGACACCTCCGATTCTTCGTCATCTCTCACAACCATGGCCACCATAGCTTACACCGAGGACCCCTCCGATTCTCTCTGGAACAAAATCAAAGGTGCCCTCTTGAATTCCCTCGTATTTGTAGCCATTGTTACGGTAACAACTTTCCTTCTCGTCTTACTCTTCTACTTCAGATGCATTAAGTTCCTCAAATTCTACATGGCTTTCTCTGCTTTCATTGTTTTGGGCTTCTTGGGTGGTGAAGTCGCTCTGTTCTTGATCGAGAAGTACACTTTCCCTATTGATTGTATCACATTTTTGGTAATTCTGTTCAACTTCACTGTTGTTGGGGGGATGTCTGTTTTAATGTCGAATATGCCGATTCTGATCAACCAAGGGTACCTGGTGGTTATTGGGATGTTGGTTGCATACTGGTTCACCCTCTTACCCGAATGGACTACTTGGGTTCTTTTGGTTGCCATGGCTTTGTATGACCTTGCAGCTGTCTTGTTGCCTGGTGGCCCTTTGAGGCTTTTGGTTGAACTCGCCATAGAAAGAGATGAAGATATCCCTGCTTTGGTTTATGAGGCCAGGCCTGTGACTCATGATGAATCAGCGCTGAGGCAGAGGCGGTTGTGGAGGGTAAGGAGGAGTGTTGATTCTGGTCCAGCTGAGAATTTGAATCCCGAGTCTAATTCTAGTTCAAATGCAAACACTGTTTCCAATTCGATGAATTGCCAAAATGAGAGGAGGTTGGTTATTGCTGAAGAGGGTCAACGTCCAGAATTGGGTTCTGAGCTTGCAGTGCCTTTAATTCCTCCTCCATTGCAGAGTACACGAGATGGACAAGAAGTACTTTCAAGTGAAAATATGCACCTTGAGGGAATTGGCTTGGGTTCGTCAGGTGCAATCAAGCTGGGGCTGGGAGATTTTATCTTTTACAGCGTGTTAGTTGGTAGGGCGGCAATGTATGATTTCATGACAGTTTATGCCTGTTATCTTGCAATCATAGCTGGTCTTGGTATTACTCTAATGCTTCTAGCGCTTTATCAAAAGGCCTTGCCTGCTCTTCCAGTGTCAATACTGTTAGGTGTACTGTTCTACTTCTTGACTTGTATGTTGCTTGAAGCTTTTGTTGTACAATGTTCGATCAACCTCATTATGTTCTAG
- the LOC122655564 gene encoding magnesium transporter MRS2-5 produces the protein MEEPQTSFLPSFLRQPVASHNSATLGTNGPMNPPPFQGFGYPGIKKRGHGSRSWIKIDQNGNSKILDLDKATLMRRCSLPSRDLRLLDPLFIYPSTILGREKAIVVSLEQIRCIITADEVILMNSLDSSVVQYESELCKRLEMNKDQNDDLPFEFRALELALELTCMSLDAQAKELELDVYPVLDELASSINTIKLERVRRLKGNLLALTHRVQKVRNEIEQLMDDDGDMAEMYLTMKKERMEAYSTSEQYFQNNILAGSEMVSKSAPVSPVGSVTGTNKLEKALSSALSSSKNGSLIGSSNNGENIVELEMLLEAYFVVIDNTFSKLFSLKEYIDDTEDFINIKLGNVQNQLIKFELLLTAATFVTAIFAVVTGVFGMNFQPDIFNYPSAFNWVLIITGIACGIIYICFLLYFKHKRVL, from the exons atggAAGAACCACAGActtcatttcttccttcctttctacGTCAACCTGTTGCTTCTCACAACAGTGCCACACTTGGCACAAATGGGCCCATGAATCCTCCTCCCTTTCAGGGTTTTGGTTATCCAGGCATTAAAAAGAGAGGCCATGGAAGTCGTTCATGGATAAAGATAGATCAAAACGGAAACTCAAAGATTCTGGACCTTGATAAGGCCACCCTAATGAGACGTTGTTCACTGCCTTCCAGAGATCTACGGCTTTTGGATCCTTTATTCATTTATCCTTCGACAATATTAGGTCGTGAAAAGGCAATTGTGGTCAGTCTCGAACAGATTAGATGCATAATCACAGCTGATGAGGTTATCCTGATGAATTCCTTGGACAGCTCTGTTGTGCAATATGAGTCAGAACTCTGCAAACGTCTTGAGATGAACAAAGATCAAAATG ATGATCTGCCTTTCGAATTCAGGGCACTGGAGCTGGCTTTGGAGCTGACGTGCATGTCTCTTGATGCTCAG GCAAAGGAACTGGAATTGGACGTATATCCAGTACTAGATGAGCTTGCATCATCCATCAACACTATAAAACTAGAACGTGTCCGGAGACTCAAGGGCAATCTCCTTGCATTGACTCACCGAGTTCAGAAG GTTCGTAATGAAATAGAGCAGCTCATGGATGATGATGGGGACATGGCTGAGATGTACCTgactatgaagaaagaaagaatggaaGCTTACTCCACATCTGAACAATATTTCCAAAATAACATTTTAGCTGGATCTGAGATGGTGTCAAAATCTGCTCCTGTTTCACCTGTTGGTTCAGTAACTGGGACTAATAAACTGGAAAAGGCCTTGAGCAGCGCTTTGAGTTCAAGTAAAAACGGAAGCTTAATCGGGTCATCTAATAATGGAGAAAACATTGTAGAGCTTGAAATGTTGCTCGAAGCATATTTTGTTGTTATTGACAACACCTTCAGTAAGCTTTTTTCG CTGAAAGAATACATAGATGACACTGAAGATTTCATCAACATTAAACTG GGAAATGTTCAGAACCAGCTTATAAAATTTGAGTTGCTCCTGACAGCGGCTACTTTTGTTACTGCAATTTTTGCTGTCGTGACTGGAGTTTTTGGGATGAACTTCCAACCTGATATCTTCAATTACCCATCTGCCTTCAACTGGGTCTTGATTATAACTGGAATTGCATGTGGGATTATATACATATGTTTCTTGTTGTATTTCAAACACAAGAGAGTATTGTAA